The proteins below come from a single Ruficoccus amylovorans genomic window:
- a CDS encoding flavodoxin domain-containing protein produces MSDIKLTVLYGTETGNSEGLAKKVAAKGEKNGVTVDLVDLSDYSVEKLAAIQNPVLVIISTWDDGAPPPTCVDFCDELFAASVDLSHLEYAVLALGDNEYMQFCECGKKVDAKLAALGAKAVLPRTDMGADFMVTYIGWSKDFWKAMKDVYGVGAA; encoded by the coding sequence ATGTCAGATATCAAGTTAACCGTCCTCTACGGAACCGAAACCGGCAACAGCGAAGGGCTTGCCAAGAAAGTCGCCGCCAAGGGCGAGAAAAACGGAGTCACGGTCGATCTCGTCGATCTCTCCGACTACTCGGTGGAAAAGCTAGCCGCCATCCAGAATCCGGTCCTCGTCATCATCTCCACCTGGGACGACGGCGCGCCCCCCCCCACGTGCGTGGACTTTTGCGATGAACTTTTTGCCGCCAGCGTTGACCTCAGCCACCTGGAGTATGCCGTGCTCGCGCTCGGCGACAACGAGTACATGCAGTTCTGCGAGTGCGGCAAAAAAGTCGATGCCAAGCTCGCCGCTCTCGGTGCCAAAGCGGTGCTTCCCCGCACTGACATGGGCGCAGACTTCATGGTCACTTACATCGGCTGGTCGAAGGATTTCTGGAAGGCCATGAAGGACGTTTACGGCGTCGGGGCCGCCTGA
- a CDS encoding homocitrate synthase/isopropylmalate synthase family protein, whose translation MKHTRYLIDTTLRDGEQAAGVVFTLAEKMAIARQLAEAGVTELEVGIPVMGPNEVEHIQAIIAQRLPCRLTTWGRATHQDLEAAAQTGADGFHFSLPASALHMRIWKKDAAWALAMLSELACEAKRHFTYFSVGAQDASRADPGYLVEFAQAAESVGARRLRLADTVGCLNPQSTMDLIRAIRGATDMEIEFHGHNDLGMAVGNTVAAFIAGADCASVTVNGLGERAGNAALEVTAAALRHTADMDLGINFKSFAALSDLVANASGRRLAWDKPVTGAGCFQHESGIHCRGLAEDRASYETVRAEDVGRARQSFVIGRHSGSAALAQAATELGTPLTRTLAQDLLPLVRREAERLGRGLSSEEFKHALENFLLNHNEVWS comes from the coding sequence GTGAAACACACTCGCTATCTGATCGACACCACCCTGCGCGACGGCGAACAGGCGGCGGGCGTTGTTTTCACCCTTGCAGAAAAGATGGCCATCGCCCGCCAACTCGCCGAGGCCGGCGTGACCGAGCTGGAGGTGGGCATCCCCGTCATGGGCCCGAATGAGGTAGAGCACATCCAGGCCATCATCGCCCAGCGCCTTCCCTGCCGCCTCACGACGTGGGGGCGCGCCACCCATCAGGACCTGGAGGCTGCGGCCCAGACCGGGGCTGACGGGTTTCACTTTTCTCTGCCCGCCAGCGCCCTGCACATGCGTATCTGGAAAAAAGATGCGGCGTGGGCGCTGGCCATGCTTTCAGAACTGGCGTGCGAGGCGAAGCGCCATTTCACCTACTTCAGCGTGGGCGCACAGGACGCTTCCCGGGCCGATCCGGGTTATCTCGTCGAGTTTGCGCAGGCGGCCGAGTCCGTCGGCGCGCGCCGGTTACGACTGGCCGATACCGTCGGCTGTCTTAACCCGCAGAGCACGATGGATCTCATCCGCGCAATCCGAGGTGCCACAGACATGGAAATCGAGTTCCACGGGCACAACGACCTCGGTATGGCCGTGGGTAATACCGTGGCCGCGTTTATCGCGGGGGCCGATTGCGCCAGTGTAACCGTCAACGGCCTCGGTGAACGCGCCGGTAACGCCGCCCTCGAAGTCACCGCTGCCGCTTTGCGACACACGGCTGACATGGATCTGGGCATAAATTTTAAAAGCTTCGCCGCACTGAGCGACCTCGTCGCCAACGCCTCCGGGCGCCGCCTGGCCTGGGATAAGCCGGTCACCGGCGCGGGGTGTTTTCAGCACGAGTCCGGCATCCACTGCCGCGGCCTGGCAGAAGATCGCGCCAGCTACGAGACCGTGCGTGCCGAGGATGTCGGTCGCGCGCGGCAGTCTTTTGTCATCGGCCGCCACAGCGGGTCAGCCGCGCTTGCGCAAGCCGCGACCGAACTGGGCACACCGCTCACCCGTACGCTGGCGCAGGATCTTTTGCCTCTTGTCCGCCGCGAGGCCGAACGTCTCGGACGCGGGCTTTCGAGCGAGGAGTTTAAACACGCCCTGGAGAACTTTCTTCTTAATCACAACGAGGTCTGGTCATGA
- a CDS encoding TOBE domain-containing protein — MKISARNQLKGKVVSIEKGSVNSEVVIALAGGEEVVSIITNHAVESLGLSVGGCAVAVIKASSVLLGIED, encoded by the coding sequence ATGAAAATATCCGCACGCAATCAACTGAAGGGCAAAGTCGTCTCTATTGAAAAGGGCTCGGTTAATTCCGAAGTCGTCATCGCCCTGGCAGGCGGCGAGGAGGTCGTCAGCATCATCACGAACCACGCAGTGGAGTCGCTCGGCCTGAGTGTCGGTGGCTGCGCGGTCGCCGTCATCAAGGCCAGCAGCGTCCTGCTCGGCATAGAGGACTAA
- a CDS encoding (2Fe-2S) ferredoxin domain-containing protein, translating into MNKPEHHLFICGSARASGELKGVCCNKESINLLSYAQGEVQDRMLNGVEVSMTGCLNMCTRGPVIIDYPAGHFYEKATEELIDEILDSIEDGEVCKTNLISED; encoded by the coding sequence ATGAATAAGCCCGAACATCACCTGTTCATCTGCGGCAGTGCCCGCGCCTCCGGCGAACTCAAAGGCGTGTGCTGCAACAAGGAATCCATCAACCTGCTCTCCTACGCTCAGGGCGAGGTGCAGGACCGCATGCTCAACGGCGTGGAGGTGTCCATGACCGGCTGCCTTAACATGTGTACACGCGGCCCGGTCATCATCGACTACCCCGCCGGTCATTTCTACGAGAAAGCGACCGAAGAGCTGATTGATGAGATACTCGACTCGATAGAAGATGGCGAGGTCTGCAAGACCAACCTCATTTCCGAAGACTGA
- a CDS encoding radical SAM protein yields the protein MTTATATNIDPSEINLDNHPCFSKGACATYGRIHLPIAPKCNIQCNYCNRDFDCVNESRPGVTSAVLSPGQALAYLDKVMEMRDDIAVVGIAGPGDPFANPTETMETFRLVREKYPKMILCLSTNGLGLTENYVRELAELKVSHVTITMNGVDPEIAGQVYAWARHDKRIYRHRQAGELMIESQLQAIRWIKQYGMIAKVNSIIVPGVNDTHLPQIAKTVSSLGADIMNCIPLLPTAETVFENLPEPDAKMRFGVRLKCGEHINLMTHCARCRADAVGRLGQQNTEEIQQLIRDCSRLPLNPQETREYVAVATREGMLVNQHLGEAREFTIFAVDPGDEEEFIAVEKRTAPEAGCGDRRWLELATMLQDCRAVLVNAAGSTPKQALKAGGIRVIEMEGMIDAGLAAVFHGTELPPSLVRSFKGCGSGVSCGGDGTGCG from the coding sequence ATGACCACAGCGACTGCGACGAACATCGACCCTTCGGAAATCAACCTCGACAACCACCCGTGCTTCAGCAAGGGGGCCTGCGCTACTTATGGGCGCATCCACCTGCCTATCGCGCCGAAGTGCAACATCCAGTGCAACTACTGCAACCGCGATTTTGACTGTGTCAACGAAAGCCGACCCGGTGTCACCTCCGCCGTACTTTCCCCCGGACAGGCGCTTGCCTACCTCGATAAAGTCATGGAGATGCGAGACGACATAGCAGTCGTTGGCATCGCCGGCCCGGGCGACCCTTTCGCCAACCCGACGGAGACGATGGAGACCTTCCGGCTCGTGCGGGAGAAGTACCCGAAGATGATTCTCTGCCTCTCCACCAACGGTCTCGGACTGACCGAAAACTACGTCCGCGAGCTGGCCGAGTTGAAAGTCTCGCACGTCACCATCACCATGAACGGTGTGGACCCGGAAATCGCGGGGCAGGTCTATGCCTGGGCGCGCCACGACAAGCGCATCTACCGCCACCGCCAGGCGGGCGAACTCATGATCGAGAGCCAGCTCCAGGCCATCCGCTGGATCAAGCAGTACGGCATGATTGCCAAAGTAAACTCGATCATCGTCCCCGGCGTCAACGACACGCACCTGCCGCAGATTGCCAAAACGGTCTCCTCGCTGGGCGCGGACATCATGAACTGCATCCCGCTCTTGCCCACGGCTGAAACGGTTTTTGAGAACCTTCCCGAACCGGATGCCAAGATGCGATTCGGCGTACGGCTCAAGTGCGGCGAGCACATCAACCTGATGACGCACTGCGCGCGCTGCCGCGCCGACGCGGTGGGCCGGCTGGGCCAGCAGAACACCGAGGAGATTCAGCAGCTGATCCGCGACTGCTCACGGCTCCCGCTGAACCCCCAGGAGACCCGCGAGTACGTGGCTGTGGCCACCCGCGAGGGCATGCTCGTAAACCAGCACTTGGGCGAAGCGCGTGAGTTCACCATCTTCGCGGTCGATCCCGGTGACGAGGAGGAGTTTATCGCCGTCGAGAAGCGCACCGCCCCGGAGGCAGGCTGCGGCGACCGGCGCTGGCTGGAACTCGCCACGATGCTTCAGGACTGCCGGGCCGTTCTGGTCAATGCCGCCGGTTCAACCCCAAAGCAGGCGCTCAAGGCAGGAGGCATCCGCGTGATTGAGATGGAGGGAATGATTGACGCCGGGCTGGCGGCCGTCTTTCACGGGACGGAGCTCCCCCCGAGCCTGGTCCGCAGTTTCAAGGGGTGCGGCTCCGGCGTCAGTTGCGGGGGCGACGGGACCGGCTGCGGCTGA
- a CDS encoding nitrogenase component 1: MNICKGNPDTLTTTGERTEGPLPAAATRNACKLCTPLGAAMVFKGVRGCLPFLHGSQGCATYIRRYMISHFREPVDIASSSFSEDDAIFGGAKNFAQGVDNVIHQYAPELIGVATTCLSETIGDNMLGMIKTYQDKHCGDGPPLVHVSTPAYTGTHSDGYYSAIRELIKAFAQPTRITQPRMVNILPAMMSCADLRHLREICALYELEATILPDYSSTLEGGSWECYHRISPGGTSLDEISEMATAAATLEIGHTQAVDKDSAGSWLERERGVRCDALGWPIGIRLSDQFFAAMATASNRPMPAILADERGRLVDAYVDAHKYVSGKRAAIFGEPDLVVGLAAFMSEIGVRPVICATGSKVKKWKELLASEIEGGTADVEILSDADHAKLAEAARTLKPDIILGSSKGYPLARELKIPLVRIGFPIHDRIGAQRMLSVGYRGTLELFDRVANALLESRQDDSATGYSYL; the protein is encoded by the coding sequence ATGAACATATGTAAAGGAAATCCCGATACACTAACCACCACCGGCGAACGCACCGAAGGTCCGCTACCGGCCGCCGCCACCCGTAACGCCTGCAAGCTATGCACCCCGCTCGGGGCAGCTATGGTCTTCAAGGGCGTGCGCGGCTGCCTGCCTTTTCTCCACGGTTCGCAGGGCTGCGCGACATACATCCGCCGCTACATGATCAGCCACTTTCGCGAGCCGGTGGACATCGCCTCGTCCAGCTTCTCCGAGGATGATGCGATCTTTGGCGGCGCGAAGAATTTCGCCCAGGGGGTGGACAATGTCATCCATCAGTACGCCCCCGAGCTCATCGGCGTCGCCACGACCTGTCTCTCCGAGACCATCGGTGACAACATGCTCGGCATGATCAAGACCTATCAGGACAAGCACTGCGGCGACGGCCCGCCGCTGGTCCACGTCTCGACCCCCGCCTACACCGGCACCCACAGCGACGGCTATTACTCGGCCATCCGCGAGCTTATAAAAGCCTTCGCCCAGCCCACGCGTATCACCCAGCCGCGCATGGTCAACATCCTCCCGGCCATGATGTCGTGCGCGGACCTGCGCCACCTGCGCGAGATCTGCGCCTTGTACGAACTTGAGGCTACCATCTTGCCCGACTACAGCTCAACGCTGGAAGGCGGAAGCTGGGAGTGTTACCACCGGATTTCTCCCGGCGGCACTTCGCTGGACGAGATTTCCGAAATGGCCACCGCCGCCGCCACTCTTGAGATCGGGCACACGCAGGCGGTGGACAAAGACAGCGCCGGCTCCTGGCTCGAACGGGAGCGCGGCGTGCGCTGCGACGCCCTCGGCTGGCCCATCGGCATCCGCCTGAGCGATCAGTTTTTCGCCGCGATGGCCACCGCCTCAAACCGCCCGATGCCCGCCATCCTCGCGGACGAACGCGGGCGACTGGTGGATGCCTACGTGGACGCGCATAAGTACGTCTCCGGCAAGCGGGCCGCCATTTTTGGTGAACCGGACCTGGTCGTCGGGCTGGCCGCGTTCATGAGCGAGATCGGCGTTCGCCCGGTCATTTGCGCCACTGGATCCAAAGTCAAAAAATGGAAAGAGCTGCTCGCCTCCGAGATAGAAGGCGGCACCGCCGATGTTGAAATCCTGTCCGACGCCGATCATGCCAAGCTGGCCGAGGCCGCTCGCACCCTGAAGCCCGACATCATCCTCGGTTCCAGCAAAGGCTATCCGCTCGCCCGCGAACTAAAGATCCCGCTCGTCCGTATCGGCTTTCCGATACACGACCGCATCGGGGCTCAGCGCATGCTCAGCGTCGGCTACCGGGGGACACTGGAGCTTTTCGACCGGGTGGCCAACGCCCTGCTCGAAAGTCGCCAGGACGATTCGGCAACCGGCTACAGTTACCTCTAA
- the nifE gene encoding nitrogenase iron-molybdenum cofactor biosynthesis protein NifE, with amino-acid sequence MNSVNTPSSIRVLEERSGQVWTKGSGKEFSCDKKSAAGSVTQRACAFCGSRVVLYPIADALHIVHGPIGCAVYNWDIRGSLSSGPQLNRNSFSTDLAEKEVIFGGEKKLKASLIELIHYYRPKATFVYSTCIVGLIGDDVEAVCKQVTKETGIDCIQVDSPGFKGTKKSGYQAACEAAYKLVGTGDTSGISPYSINLLGEFNIAGEAWMIRGYFEKIGIQVVSTITGDGRVDDLRRCHGAKLNLVQCSGSMTHLSKLLKDNYGIPMERVSFFGFEDTARAIYTAAEHFGDPELLRRAEELVREEISLYAPKLKQYKKRLKGKKAALYVGGAFKAFSLVLALRALGMKTVLAGTQTGSAEDYEQLKEICDQGTVIVDDSNPLELAKFVLEKDVDLFIGGVKERPIAFKLGVAFCDHNHERKIPLAGFEGMLHFAEEVANSACSPVWKFAPRRQVKALRLPGSDESANQDPGTLASKGGAA; translated from the coding sequence ATGAACAGCGTCAACACACCCAGTTCAATTCGCGTACTTGAGGAGCGGTCGGGCCAGGTCTGGACCAAGGGGTCGGGCAAGGAATTTTCTTGCGACAAAAAGAGCGCCGCCGGTTCCGTCACCCAGCGCGCGTGCGCCTTCTGCGGCTCGCGAGTCGTGCTCTACCCCATCGCCGACGCGCTGCACATCGTCCACGGCCCGATCGGGTGCGCGGTTTATAACTGGGACATCCGCGGCTCCCTTTCATCCGGTCCGCAGCTCAACCGCAACAGCTTCTCGACCGACCTGGCGGAAAAGGAAGTCATCTTCGGCGGCGAGAAAAAGCTCAAGGCTTCGCTCATCGAGCTGATCCATTATTACCGCCCCAAGGCAACCTTTGTTTACTCGACCTGCATCGTCGGCCTCATCGGTGACGATGTCGAAGCGGTCTGCAAGCAGGTCACAAAGGAAACCGGCATCGACTGCATCCAGGTCGATTCGCCCGGCTTCAAGGGTACGAAAAAGAGCGGCTACCAGGCCGCCTGCGAAGCTGCTTACAAGCTCGTTGGCACCGGAGACACCAGCGGTATTTCCCCCTACAGTATTAACCTGCTGGGTGAGTTCAACATCGCCGGGGAAGCCTGGATGATCCGGGGCTACTTTGAGAAAATCGGCATCCAGGTCGTCTCCACCATCACCGGCGATGGCCGGGTGGACGACCTGCGCCGCTGCCACGGGGCGAAGCTGAACCTCGTGCAGTGTTCCGGGTCGATGACCCACCTTTCCAAACTGCTCAAAGATAACTACGGCATCCCGATGGAGCGTGTCTCCTTCTTCGGTTTCGAGGATACAGCCCGTGCTATCTACACCGCCGCCGAGCACTTCGGCGACCCTGAGCTGCTGCGCCGTGCCGAGGAGCTTGTCCGCGAGGAAATCTCCCTCTACGCGCCGAAGCTCAAGCAGTACAAAAAGCGCCTCAAAGGCAAAAAAGCCGCCCTCTATGTGGGCGGCGCATTCAAGGCCTTCTCGCTCGTGCTCGCGCTGCGGGCGCTGGGGATGAAGACCGTGCTCGCCGGCACCCAAACCGGCAGTGCCGAGGATTACGAACAGCTCAAGGAAATCTGCGACCAAGGCACCGTCATCGTGGACGACTCCAACCCTTTGGAACTGGCCAAGTTTGTTCTGGAAAAAGACGTAGACCTTTTCATCGGCGGCGTCAAGGAGCGCCCTATCGCCTTCAAGCTCGGGGTCGCCTTCTGCGACCACAACCACGAGCGCAAGATCCCGCTGGCAGGATTCGAGGGGATGCTTCACTTCGCCGAGGAGGTCGCCAACAGCGCCTGCTCGCCGGTCTGGAAGTTCGCCCCCCGCCGCCAGGTCAAGGCCCTGCGCCTGCCCGGCTCTGATGAATCCGCCAATCAAGATCCAGGTACACTCGCCAGCAAAGGAGGTGCGGCATGA
- a CDS encoding ferritin, which produces MEPSIITVLNDQANHELLSAHCYEAMAYWCQSRDYTGFAKFFFAQAAEEREHGARFFKHLLDRGVQPKVGSIEAPRGEFTSLNELACYAQKLEQQNSSNIRQCYSLALEAKDFDSQPMLMWFIGEQVEEEAWAAKMITLVARAECAGSIYALDRHIVKEFEDG; this is translated from the coding sequence ATGGAACCGTCTATAATAACAGTCCTCAACGATCAGGCTAATCACGAACTTCTTTCAGCCCACTGTTATGAAGCTATGGCCTACTGGTGTCAGTCACGTGACTACACCGGTTTTGCCAAATTCTTCTTCGCCCAGGCAGCCGAAGAACGTGAACACGGGGCCAGATTCTTCAAACATCTGCTGGACCGCGGTGTCCAGCCAAAGGTCGGTTCCATCGAGGCGCCGCGGGGTGAGTTCACCTCCCTCAACGAGCTTGCCTGCTACGCGCAGAAGCTGGAGCAGCAGAACAGCTCCAACATCCGCCAGTGCTATTCGCTCGCCCTGGAGGCGAAGGACTTCGACTCACAGCCCATGCTGATGTGGTTCATCGGCGAGCAGGTAGAGGAGGAAGCCTGGGCCGCAAAAATGATCACCCTGGTAGCCCGCGCCGAGTGCGCCGGCTCCATTTACGCCCTTGATCGGCATATAGTCAAGGAGTTCGAAGACGGCTGA
- a CDS encoding nitrogenase component 1, which yields MMLDGTTSEIRERKALRINPAKTCQPIGAMYAALGINKCMPHSHGSQGCCAYHRSQLTRHHKDPVVATTSSFTEGASVFGGMANLKTAINNIFTIYEPDIIAVHTTCLSEVIGDDIPMIIKKSAEDGIIPEGKLVIHTNTPSFAGSHVTGFANQCTAFVKYLAESAGETKNVVNIMPGWVEPADMREIKRIAEMVGVEYILAPDTSDVLDSPHDGKYHMYPDGGTTIAQLKAMGDSFLTIALGPLASGPAATELEKKCKVPNKVLELPIGVKATDEYVNALRLAGDTTVPSALEKERGRLIDMISDMSQYLHNLRVAIFGDPDHLTSMVSFLVEMGAKPMIVITGTPGKKWETKMQEICAETNPDTQFLAFSDIHYMHQWIKNNPVDLIMGNTFGKYVARTENLPYVRFGFPILDRVGHRAFPTVGYAGGMRIIEKITDAVFDKRDREDPDHEVELVL from the coding sequence ATCATGTTAGACGGAACCACCTCAGAAATCCGCGAGCGCAAGGCGCTCCGCATCAATCCTGCCAAGACCTGCCAGCCCATCGGTGCCATGTACGCCGCTCTGGGCATTAACAAGTGCATGCCGCATTCGCACGGCTCGCAGGGCTGCTGCGCCTACCATCGCAGCCAGCTCACCCGCCACCATAAGGACCCGGTCGTCGCCACCACCAGTTCCTTTACCGAGGGCGCGTCAGTCTTCGGCGGTATGGCCAACCTGAAAACCGCGATCAACAATATCTTTACCATCTACGAGCCGGACATCATCGCGGTCCACACGACCTGCCTCTCCGAGGTCATCGGTGACGACATTCCGATGATTATCAAAAAGTCCGCCGAGGATGGCATCATCCCCGAGGGCAAGCTGGTCATCCACACCAACACCCCGAGCTTCGCGGGCAGCCATGTGACGGGCTTCGCCAACCAGTGCACTGCCTTCGTCAAGTACTTGGCTGAGTCCGCCGGCGAAACCAAAAACGTGGTCAACATCATGCCCGGCTGGGTCGAGCCGGCGGACATGCGCGAGATCAAACGCATCGCGGAGATGGTCGGTGTCGAGTACATCCTCGCACCCGACACCTCCGACGTGCTCGACTCCCCGCATGACGGCAAGTACCACATGTATCCGGACGGCGGTACCACCATTGCCCAGCTCAAGGCCATGGGTGACAGTTTCCTCACCATCGCCCTCGGCCCGCTCGCCAGCGGTCCCGCCGCCACTGAGCTGGAAAAGAAGTGCAAAGTACCGAACAAGGTGCTCGAACTTCCAATCGGGGTAAAGGCGACCGACGAGTACGTCAACGCCCTGCGCCTGGCCGGGGACACCACAGTCCCCTCCGCTCTGGAGAAAGAGCGCGGCCGTCTGATCGACATGATCAGCGACATGTCCCAGTACCTGCACAACCTACGGGTGGCGATCTTCGGCGATCCGGACCACCTCACGAGCATGGTCAGCTTTTTGGTCGAAATGGGCGCCAAGCCCATGATCGTCATCACCGGCACGCCCGGCAAAAAGTGGGAAACCAAGATGCAGGAAATCTGCGCCGAGACCAATCCCGACACGCAGTTCCTCGCCTTCAGCGACATCCACTACATGCACCAGTGGATCAAAAACAACCCGGTCGATCTGATCATGGGCAACACCTTCGGCAAGTACGTCGCGCGCACGGAAAACCTTCCCTATGTGCGCTTCGGCTTCCCCATCCTCGACCGCGTCGGCCACCGGGCCTTTCCCACGGTCGGCTACGCGGGCGGCATGCGCATCATCGAGAAGATCACGGACGCGGTCTTCGACAAGCGCGACCGCGAGGACCCTGACCACGAAGTCGAGCTGGTGCTCTGA
- the nifD gene encoding nitrogenase molybdenum-iron protein alpha chain produces MSEENSNTSPMGRYGPDAATAREEMLKVYPRKTQRKRGKQMLVNENPATPAEIGANSRTVPGIITQRGCSYAGCKGVVIGPIYDILHITHGPIGCGWYSWLSRRNITKIRADGEVNFLQYSMSTDMQEDHIVFGGEKQLAAAIQEAYDEFHPKAISVYATCPVGLIGDDIHTVCRQMKEKLGINIFGFSCEGYKGVSQSAGHHIANNGVFKHMIGLDDSPVEAKYKINILGEYNIGGDAWEIDRVLKLCGIHIIGTLSGGVSYDEICNCHMADLNVVMCHRSINYMAEMMEEKFGIPWFKVNFIGLEGTKKSLRKIAQYFGDKELIDRVEEVIAAEMAEVRPVLDDIRTRTTGKTAALFVGGSRAHHYQDLFNDMDMQVIAAGYEFAHRDDYEGRDVLPHIKIDADSRNIEELVVTADETRFDAAKPEKKKALEESGFTFSDYEGMMRQMAKDTLVIDDISHHEMEKLIEMYHPDVIGSGIKDKYVIEKMGVPCKQLHSYDYGGPYAGFKGAANFYKDIDRMTSTKVWKLARAPWHEGGSAPAAEKEPATAGA; encoded by the coding sequence ATGTCTGAAGAAAACAGCAACACCTCCCCGATGGGGAGATACGGCCCGGATGCCGCGACCGCCCGCGAGGAAATGCTGAAGGTCTATCCGCGAAAGACCCAGCGCAAGCGCGGCAAGCAGATGCTGGTCAACGAAAACCCCGCCACTCCGGCGGAGATCGGGGCCAACAGCCGCACCGTCCCCGGCATCATCACCCAGCGCGGGTGCTCCTATGCCGGTTGTAAGGGGGTCGTCATCGGCCCCATTTACGACATCCTGCACATCACTCACGGTCCCATCGGCTGCGGGTGGTACAGCTGGCTCTCACGTCGTAACATCACCAAGATCCGCGCCGACGGCGAAGTTAACTTCCTCCAGTACAGCATGTCCACCGACATGCAGGAGGACCACATTGTCTTCGGCGGGGAGAAGCAGCTCGCCGCCGCCATTCAGGAGGCTTACGACGAGTTCCACCCGAAGGCGATCAGCGTGTACGCCACCTGCCCGGTCGGGCTCATCGGCGACGATATCCACACCGTCTGTCGCCAGATGAAGGAAAAGCTCGGGATCAACATCTTCGGGTTCTCCTGCGAGGGCTACAAGGGCGTCAGCCAGTCAGCCGGTCACCACATCGCCAACAACGGGGTCTTCAAGCACATGATCGGGCTGGACGACTCCCCCGTCGAGGCGAAGTACAAGATCAACATTCTCGGCGAGTACAACATCGGCGGGGACGCCTGGGAGATCGACCGCGTGCTCAAGCTCTGCGGCATCCACATCATCGGCACCCTCTCGGGCGGGGTCAGCTACGACGAGATCTGCAACTGCCACATGGCCGACCTCAACGTCGTCATGTGCCACCGCTCCATCAACTACATGGCCGAGATGATGGAGGAAAAGTTCGGCATCCCGTGGTTCAAGGTCAACTTCATCGGCCTTGAGGGCACGAAGAAGTCCCTGCGCAAGATCGCCCAGTACTTCGGGGACAAGGAGCTCATCGACCGCGTCGAGGAAGTCATCGCCGCCGAGATGGCCGAAGTCCGCCCCGTACTCGACGACATCCGCACCCGTACCACCGGGAAGACCGCCGCGCTCTTCGTCGGAGGCAGCCGCGCCCACCACTACCAGGACCTGTTCAACGACATGGACATGCAGGTCATCGCCGCCGGTTACGAGTTCGCCCACCGTGACGACTACGAAGGCCGCGACGTGCTCCCGCACATCAAGATCGACGCCGACTCCCGCAACATCGAGGAGCTCGTTGTCACGGCCGATGAAACGCGCTTCGACGCCGCCAAGCCCGAGAAGAAAAAAGCGCTCGAAGAGAGCGGTTTCACCTTCAGCGACTACGAGGGCATGATGCGCCAGATGGCCAAGGACACGCTCGTCATCGACGACATCTCGCACCACGAGATGGAGAAGCTGATCGAGATGTACCACCCCGACGTAATCGGCTCGGGCATCAAGGACAAGTACGTTATCGAAAAGATGGGCGTGCCCTGCAAGCAGCTCCACTCCTACGACTACGGTGGCCCCTACGCCGGATTCAAGGGGGCTGCTAACTTCTATAAGGACATAGATCGCATGACCTCGACCAAGGTCTGGAAACTCGCCCGCGCCCCCTGGCACGAGGGAGGCTCCGCACCCGCCGCGGAGAAAGAGCCCGCCACCGCCGGCGCCTGA